From the genome of Populus trichocarpa isolate Nisqually-1 chromosome 15, P.trichocarpa_v4.1, whole genome shotgun sequence, one region includes:
- the LOC7453796 gene encoding N-methylputrescine oxidase 1, peroxisomal isoform X2: MASTSKKTTSSPSCCDSSATTPPLPIRRDATKTSALVRQDWTIPVPSPEHRPVVDSLPEPSRTASATKTAIPVMLRAQTSHPLDPLSAAEISVAVATVRAAGATPELRDSMRFIEVVLLEPDKHVVALADAYFFPPFQPSLLPRTKGGPIIPMKLPPRRARLVVYNKRSNETSIWIVELSEVHAATRGGHHRGKVISSQVVPDVQPPMDAVEYAECEAVVKDFPPFREAMKKRGIEDMELVMVDAWCVGYHSDADAPSRRLAKPLIFCRTESDCPMENGYARPVEGIHVLVDMQNMKVVEFEDHKLVPLPLADPLRNYTPGETRGGVDRSDVKPLQIIQLEGPSFRVKGHYIEWQKWNFRIGFTPREGLVIHSVAYVDGSRGRRPVAHRLSFVEMVVPYGDPNEPHYRKNAFDAGEDGLGKNAHSLKKGCDCLGFIKYFDAHFTNFTGGVETIENCVCLHEEDHGILWKHQDWRTGLAEVRRSRRLTVSFICTVANYEYGFFWHFYQDGKIEAEVKLTGILSLGALQPGETRKYGTTIAPGLYAPVHQHFFVARMDMAVDCKSGEAFNQVVEVNVEVEKPGEKNVHNNAFYAKETLLQSELQAMRDCNPQTARHWIVRNTRTVNRTGQLTGYKLVPGSNCLPLAGPEAKFLRRAAFLNHNLWVTPYTHGEMFPGGEFPNQNPRVGEGLATWVKQNRPLEETDIVLCLMGFSTAPLLWMFLPVHANWMLKTTMLKTTVYQSHFKMGCWPSSKLTTK, translated from the exons ATGGCCTCAACTTCGAAAAAAACGACGTCTTCTCCTTCTTGTTGTGACTCTAGTGCTACCACTCCTCCCCTTCCCATTCGCCGTGATGCTACGAAGACGTCGGCTTTGGTGCGGCAAGATTGGACTATTCCTGTTCCCTCCCCTGAGCACCGCCCCGTCGTCGATTCTCTCCCGGAACCTTCCAGAACCGCCTCCGCTACCAAAA CTGCTATCCCAGTCATGTTAAGGGCTCAGACCAGCCATCCTTTGGATCCTTTGTCTGCCGCTGAAATCTCTGTTGCAGTGGCAACTGTTAGGGCTGCTGGAGCTACTCCTGAG CTCAGAGACAGCATGCGCTTCATTGAGGTGGTTCTGCTTGAACCAGATAAACATGTTGTTGCGCTGGCAGATGCATATTTCTTCCCTCCTTTTCAACCATCATTGCTACCTAGAACAAAAGGTGGACCTATAATTCCTATGAAGCTGCCTCCAAGAAGGGCTAGACTTGTTGTTTACAACAAACGGTCAAATGAGACAAGCATATGGATTGTGGAGCTCTCTGAAGTACACGCAGCAACTCGAGGTGGACATCATAGAGGCAAAGTGATTTCATCTCAAGTTGTTCCAGATGTTCAGCCTCCAATG GATGCTGTAGAATATGCTGAATGTGAAGCTGTTGTCAAAGACTTTCCTCCATTTAGAGAGGCAATGAAAAAAAGAGGTATTGAAGACATGGAACTTGTGATGGTTGATGCCTG GTGTGTTGGTTATCACAGTGATGCTGATGCTCCAAGCAGAAGACTTGCTAAACCACTTATATTTTGCAGAACTGAGAGTGACTGCCCAATGGAAAATGGTTATGCACGACCAGTTGAGGGCATCCATGTACTCGTTGATATGCAAAACATGAAGGTGGTTGAATTTGAAGATCACAAACTTGTTCCCTTACCTCTAGCTGATCCATTGAGGAACTATACTCCTGGTGAAACAAGAGGTGGTGTTGATCGAAGTGATGTGAAACCTTTACAAATTATCCAGCTTGAAGGTCCAAGCTTTCGTGTCAAAGGACACTATATAGAATGGCAGAAG TGGAATTTTCGCATTGGATTTACTCCTAGGGAGGGCCTGGTTATACATTCTGTTGCCTATGTTGATGGTAGCAGGGGTAGACGACCTGTAGCCCACAGGTTAAGCTTTGTAGAGATGGTTGTGCCTTATGGAGATCCAAATGAACCACATTATCGGAAGAATGCTTTTGATGCAGGAGAAGATGGTCTTGGTAAAAATGCACATTCCCTAAAAAAG GGCTGTGATTGTTTGGGCTTTATCAAATACTTCGACGCTCACTTTACTAACTTCACTGGAGGTGTCGAAACAATTGAAAATTGTGTATGTTTACATGAAGAGGATCATGGAATTTTATGGAAGCATCAGGATTGGAGGACAGGTTTAGCAGAAGTACGGAGGTCTAGGCGGCTTACAGTGTCCTTTATTTGTACCGTCGCTAATTATGAGTATGGATTTTTCTGGCACTTCTATCAG GATGGAAAGATCGAAGCTGAAGTTAAGCTAACAGGAATCCTTAGCTTAGGAGCATTACAACCTGGGGAAACTCGAAAATATGGTACAACCATTGCCCCGGGTCTCTATGCACCAGTTCATCAACACTTCTTTGTTGCTCGTATGGACATGGCTGTTGATTGCAAATCTGGTGAAGCTTTCAATCAG GTTGTTGAGGTAAATGTTGAGGTTGAGAAACCTGGGGAGAAAAATGTCCACAATAATGCGTTTTATGCCAAAGAGACACTGCTTCAATCAGAACTGCAAGCAATGCGTGATTGCAATCCCCAAACTGCTCGCCATTGGATT GTGAGAAACACTAGAACTGTAAACAGAACTGGACAATTAACGGGATACAAGCTAGTACCTGGTTCAAATTGTTTGCCATTAGCTGGTCCTGAGGCGAAGTTTTTGAGGCGAGCTGCTTTTTTGAATCACAATCTTTGGGTTACTCCTTATACACATGGAGAGATGTTTCCTGGAGGAGAGTTCCCAAATCAAAATCCACGTGTTGGTGAAGGACTGGCTACATGGGTTAAGCAGAATCGGCCATTAGAAGAAACTGATATAGTTCTTTG
- the LOC7453796 gene encoding amine oxidase [copper-containing] zeta, peroxisomal isoform X3 — MRFIEVVLLEPDKHVVALADAYFFPPFQPSLLPRTKGGPIIPMKLPPRRARLVVYNKRSNETSIWIVELSEVHAATRGGHHRGKVISSQVVPDVQPPMDAVEYAECEAVVKDFPPFREAMKKRGIEDMELVMVDAWCVGYHSDADAPSRRLAKPLIFCRTESDCPMENGYARPVEGIHVLVDMQNMKVVEFEDHKLVPLPLADPLRNYTPGETRGGVDRSDVKPLQIIQLEGPSFRVKGHYIEWQKWNFRIGFTPREGLVIHSVAYVDGSRGRRPVAHRLSFVEMVVPYGDPNEPHYRKNAFDAGEDGLGKNAHSLKKGCDCLGFIKYFDAHFTNFTGGVETIENCVCLHEEDHGILWKHQDWRTGLAEVRRSRRLTVSFICTVANYEYGFFWHFYQDGKIEAEVKLTGILSLGALQPGETRKYGTTIAPGLYAPVHQHFFVARMDMAVDCKSGEAFNQVVEVNVEVEKPGEKNVHNNAFYAKETLLQSELQAMRDCNPQTARHWIVRNTRTVNRTGQLTGYKLVPGSNCLPLAGPEAKFLRRAAFLNHNLWVTPYTHGEMFPGGEFPNQNPRVGEGLATWVKQNRPLEETDIVLWYVFGITHVPRLEDWPVMPVERIGFMLMPHGFFNCSPAVDVPPSACELDAKDNDAKDNSVSKPLQNGVLAKL; from the exons ATGCGCTTCATTGAGGTGGTTCTGCTTGAACCAGATAAACATGTTGTTGCGCTGGCAGATGCATATTTCTTCCCTCCTTTTCAACCATCATTGCTACCTAGAACAAAAGGTGGACCTATAATTCCTATGAAGCTGCCTCCAAGAAGGGCTAGACTTGTTGTTTACAACAAACGGTCAAATGAGACAAGCATATGGATTGTGGAGCTCTCTGAAGTACACGCAGCAACTCGAGGTGGACATCATAGAGGCAAAGTGATTTCATCTCAAGTTGTTCCAGATGTTCAGCCTCCAATG GATGCTGTAGAATATGCTGAATGTGAAGCTGTTGTCAAAGACTTTCCTCCATTTAGAGAGGCAATGAAAAAAAGAGGTATTGAAGACATGGAACTTGTGATGGTTGATGCCTG GTGTGTTGGTTATCACAGTGATGCTGATGCTCCAAGCAGAAGACTTGCTAAACCACTTATATTTTGCAGAACTGAGAGTGACTGCCCAATGGAAAATGGTTATGCACGACCAGTTGAGGGCATCCATGTACTCGTTGATATGCAAAACATGAAGGTGGTTGAATTTGAAGATCACAAACTTGTTCCCTTACCTCTAGCTGATCCATTGAGGAACTATACTCCTGGTGAAACAAGAGGTGGTGTTGATCGAAGTGATGTGAAACCTTTACAAATTATCCAGCTTGAAGGTCCAAGCTTTCGTGTCAAAGGACACTATATAGAATGGCAGAAG TGGAATTTTCGCATTGGATTTACTCCTAGGGAGGGCCTGGTTATACATTCTGTTGCCTATGTTGATGGTAGCAGGGGTAGACGACCTGTAGCCCACAGGTTAAGCTTTGTAGAGATGGTTGTGCCTTATGGAGATCCAAATGAACCACATTATCGGAAGAATGCTTTTGATGCAGGAGAAGATGGTCTTGGTAAAAATGCACATTCCCTAAAAAAG GGCTGTGATTGTTTGGGCTTTATCAAATACTTCGACGCTCACTTTACTAACTTCACTGGAGGTGTCGAAACAATTGAAAATTGTGTATGTTTACATGAAGAGGATCATGGAATTTTATGGAAGCATCAGGATTGGAGGACAGGTTTAGCAGAAGTACGGAGGTCTAGGCGGCTTACAGTGTCCTTTATTTGTACCGTCGCTAATTATGAGTATGGATTTTTCTGGCACTTCTATCAG GATGGAAAGATCGAAGCTGAAGTTAAGCTAACAGGAATCCTTAGCTTAGGAGCATTACAACCTGGGGAAACTCGAAAATATGGTACAACCATTGCCCCGGGTCTCTATGCACCAGTTCATCAACACTTCTTTGTTGCTCGTATGGACATGGCTGTTGATTGCAAATCTGGTGAAGCTTTCAATCAG GTTGTTGAGGTAAATGTTGAGGTTGAGAAACCTGGGGAGAAAAATGTCCACAATAATGCGTTTTATGCCAAAGAGACACTGCTTCAATCAGAACTGCAAGCAATGCGTGATTGCAATCCCCAAACTGCTCGCCATTGGATT GTGAGAAACACTAGAACTGTAAACAGAACTGGACAATTAACGGGATACAAGCTAGTACCTGGTTCAAATTGTTTGCCATTAGCTGGTCCTGAGGCGAAGTTTTTGAGGCGAGCTGCTTTTTTGAATCACAATCTTTGGGTTACTCCTTATACACATGGAGAGATGTTTCCTGGAGGAGAGTTCCCAAATCAAAATCCACGTGTTGGTGAAGGACTGGCTACATGGGTTAAGCAGAATCGGCCATTAGAAGAAACTGATATAGTTCTTTG GTATGTATTTGGGATCACACATGTTCCTCGGTTGGAAGATTGGCCAGTCATGCCAGTGGAGCGCATCGGTTTTATGCTTATG
- the LOC7453796 gene encoding amine oxidase [copper-containing] zeta, peroxisomal isoform X1 → MASTSKKTTSSPSCCDSSATTPPLPIRRDATKTSALVRQDWTIPVPSPEHRPVVDSLPEPSRTASATKTAIPVMLRAQTSHPLDPLSAAEISVAVATVRAAGATPELRDSMRFIEVVLLEPDKHVVALADAYFFPPFQPSLLPRTKGGPIIPMKLPPRRARLVVYNKRSNETSIWIVELSEVHAATRGGHHRGKVISSQVVPDVQPPMDAVEYAECEAVVKDFPPFREAMKKRGIEDMELVMVDAWCVGYHSDADAPSRRLAKPLIFCRTESDCPMENGYARPVEGIHVLVDMQNMKVVEFEDHKLVPLPLADPLRNYTPGETRGGVDRSDVKPLQIIQLEGPSFRVKGHYIEWQKWNFRIGFTPREGLVIHSVAYVDGSRGRRPVAHRLSFVEMVVPYGDPNEPHYRKNAFDAGEDGLGKNAHSLKKGCDCLGFIKYFDAHFTNFTGGVETIENCVCLHEEDHGILWKHQDWRTGLAEVRRSRRLTVSFICTVANYEYGFFWHFYQDGKIEAEVKLTGILSLGALQPGETRKYGTTIAPGLYAPVHQHFFVARMDMAVDCKSGEAFNQVVEVNVEVEKPGEKNVHNNAFYAKETLLQSELQAMRDCNPQTARHWIVRNTRTVNRTGQLTGYKLVPGSNCLPLAGPEAKFLRRAAFLNHNLWVTPYTHGEMFPGGEFPNQNPRVGEGLATWVKQNRPLEETDIVLWYVFGITHVPRLEDWPVMPVERIGFMLMPHGFFNCSPAVDVPPSACELDAKDNDAKDNSVSKPLQNGVLAKL, encoded by the exons ATGGCCTCAACTTCGAAAAAAACGACGTCTTCTCCTTCTTGTTGTGACTCTAGTGCTACCACTCCTCCCCTTCCCATTCGCCGTGATGCTACGAAGACGTCGGCTTTGGTGCGGCAAGATTGGACTATTCCTGTTCCCTCCCCTGAGCACCGCCCCGTCGTCGATTCTCTCCCGGAACCTTCCAGAACCGCCTCCGCTACCAAAA CTGCTATCCCAGTCATGTTAAGGGCTCAGACCAGCCATCCTTTGGATCCTTTGTCTGCCGCTGAAATCTCTGTTGCAGTGGCAACTGTTAGGGCTGCTGGAGCTACTCCTGAG CTCAGAGACAGCATGCGCTTCATTGAGGTGGTTCTGCTTGAACCAGATAAACATGTTGTTGCGCTGGCAGATGCATATTTCTTCCCTCCTTTTCAACCATCATTGCTACCTAGAACAAAAGGTGGACCTATAATTCCTATGAAGCTGCCTCCAAGAAGGGCTAGACTTGTTGTTTACAACAAACGGTCAAATGAGACAAGCATATGGATTGTGGAGCTCTCTGAAGTACACGCAGCAACTCGAGGTGGACATCATAGAGGCAAAGTGATTTCATCTCAAGTTGTTCCAGATGTTCAGCCTCCAATG GATGCTGTAGAATATGCTGAATGTGAAGCTGTTGTCAAAGACTTTCCTCCATTTAGAGAGGCAATGAAAAAAAGAGGTATTGAAGACATGGAACTTGTGATGGTTGATGCCTG GTGTGTTGGTTATCACAGTGATGCTGATGCTCCAAGCAGAAGACTTGCTAAACCACTTATATTTTGCAGAACTGAGAGTGACTGCCCAATGGAAAATGGTTATGCACGACCAGTTGAGGGCATCCATGTACTCGTTGATATGCAAAACATGAAGGTGGTTGAATTTGAAGATCACAAACTTGTTCCCTTACCTCTAGCTGATCCATTGAGGAACTATACTCCTGGTGAAACAAGAGGTGGTGTTGATCGAAGTGATGTGAAACCTTTACAAATTATCCAGCTTGAAGGTCCAAGCTTTCGTGTCAAAGGACACTATATAGAATGGCAGAAG TGGAATTTTCGCATTGGATTTACTCCTAGGGAGGGCCTGGTTATACATTCTGTTGCCTATGTTGATGGTAGCAGGGGTAGACGACCTGTAGCCCACAGGTTAAGCTTTGTAGAGATGGTTGTGCCTTATGGAGATCCAAATGAACCACATTATCGGAAGAATGCTTTTGATGCAGGAGAAGATGGTCTTGGTAAAAATGCACATTCCCTAAAAAAG GGCTGTGATTGTTTGGGCTTTATCAAATACTTCGACGCTCACTTTACTAACTTCACTGGAGGTGTCGAAACAATTGAAAATTGTGTATGTTTACATGAAGAGGATCATGGAATTTTATGGAAGCATCAGGATTGGAGGACAGGTTTAGCAGAAGTACGGAGGTCTAGGCGGCTTACAGTGTCCTTTATTTGTACCGTCGCTAATTATGAGTATGGATTTTTCTGGCACTTCTATCAG GATGGAAAGATCGAAGCTGAAGTTAAGCTAACAGGAATCCTTAGCTTAGGAGCATTACAACCTGGGGAAACTCGAAAATATGGTACAACCATTGCCCCGGGTCTCTATGCACCAGTTCATCAACACTTCTTTGTTGCTCGTATGGACATGGCTGTTGATTGCAAATCTGGTGAAGCTTTCAATCAG GTTGTTGAGGTAAATGTTGAGGTTGAGAAACCTGGGGAGAAAAATGTCCACAATAATGCGTTTTATGCCAAAGAGACACTGCTTCAATCAGAACTGCAAGCAATGCGTGATTGCAATCCCCAAACTGCTCGCCATTGGATT GTGAGAAACACTAGAACTGTAAACAGAACTGGACAATTAACGGGATACAAGCTAGTACCTGGTTCAAATTGTTTGCCATTAGCTGGTCCTGAGGCGAAGTTTTTGAGGCGAGCTGCTTTTTTGAATCACAATCTTTGGGTTACTCCTTATACACATGGAGAGATGTTTCCTGGAGGAGAGTTCCCAAATCAAAATCCACGTGTTGGTGAAGGACTGGCTACATGGGTTAAGCAGAATCGGCCATTAGAAGAAACTGATATAGTTCTTTG GTATGTATTTGGGATCACACATGTTCCTCGGTTGGAAGATTGGCCAGTCATGCCAGTGGAGCGCATCGGTTTTATGCTTATG
- the LOC7453796 gene encoding N-methylputrescine oxidase 1, peroxisomal isoform X4, translating to MASTSKKTTSSPSCCDSSATTPPLPIRRDATKTSALVRQDWTIPVPSPEHRPVVDSLPEPSRTASATKTAIPVMLRAQTSHPLDPLSAAEISVAVATVRAAGATPELRDSMRFIEVVLLEPDKHVVALADAYFFPPFQPSLLPRTKGGPIIPMKLPPRRARLVVYNKRSNETSIWIVELSEVHAATRGGHHRGKVISSQVVPDVQPPMDAVEYAECEAVVKDFPPFREAMKKRGIEDMELVMVDAWCVGYHSDADAPSRRLAKPLIFCRTESDCPMENGYARPVEGIHVLVDMQNMKVVEFEDHKLVPLPLADPLRNYTPGETRGGVDRSDVKPLQIIQLEGPSFRVKGHYIEWQKWNFRIGFTPREGLVIHSVAYVDGSRGRRPVAHRLSFVEMVVPYGDPNEPHYRKNAFDAGEDGLGKNAHSLKKGCDCLGFIKYFDAHFTNFTGGVETIENCVCLHEEDHGILWKHQDWRTGLAEVRRSRRLTVSFICTVANYEYGFFWHFYQDGKIEAEVKLTGILSLGALQPGETRKYGTTIAPGLYAPVHQHFFVARMDMAVDCKSGEAFNQVVEVNVEVEKPGEKNVHNNAFYAKETLLQSELQAMRDCNPQTARHWIVCIWDHTCSSVGRLASHASGAHRFYAYASWVFQLLPCCGCSSQCMRIGC from the exons ATGGCCTCAACTTCGAAAAAAACGACGTCTTCTCCTTCTTGTTGTGACTCTAGTGCTACCACTCCTCCCCTTCCCATTCGCCGTGATGCTACGAAGACGTCGGCTTTGGTGCGGCAAGATTGGACTATTCCTGTTCCCTCCCCTGAGCACCGCCCCGTCGTCGATTCTCTCCCGGAACCTTCCAGAACCGCCTCCGCTACCAAAA CTGCTATCCCAGTCATGTTAAGGGCTCAGACCAGCCATCCTTTGGATCCTTTGTCTGCCGCTGAAATCTCTGTTGCAGTGGCAACTGTTAGGGCTGCTGGAGCTACTCCTGAG CTCAGAGACAGCATGCGCTTCATTGAGGTGGTTCTGCTTGAACCAGATAAACATGTTGTTGCGCTGGCAGATGCATATTTCTTCCCTCCTTTTCAACCATCATTGCTACCTAGAACAAAAGGTGGACCTATAATTCCTATGAAGCTGCCTCCAAGAAGGGCTAGACTTGTTGTTTACAACAAACGGTCAAATGAGACAAGCATATGGATTGTGGAGCTCTCTGAAGTACACGCAGCAACTCGAGGTGGACATCATAGAGGCAAAGTGATTTCATCTCAAGTTGTTCCAGATGTTCAGCCTCCAATG GATGCTGTAGAATATGCTGAATGTGAAGCTGTTGTCAAAGACTTTCCTCCATTTAGAGAGGCAATGAAAAAAAGAGGTATTGAAGACATGGAACTTGTGATGGTTGATGCCTG GTGTGTTGGTTATCACAGTGATGCTGATGCTCCAAGCAGAAGACTTGCTAAACCACTTATATTTTGCAGAACTGAGAGTGACTGCCCAATGGAAAATGGTTATGCACGACCAGTTGAGGGCATCCATGTACTCGTTGATATGCAAAACATGAAGGTGGTTGAATTTGAAGATCACAAACTTGTTCCCTTACCTCTAGCTGATCCATTGAGGAACTATACTCCTGGTGAAACAAGAGGTGGTGTTGATCGAAGTGATGTGAAACCTTTACAAATTATCCAGCTTGAAGGTCCAAGCTTTCGTGTCAAAGGACACTATATAGAATGGCAGAAG TGGAATTTTCGCATTGGATTTACTCCTAGGGAGGGCCTGGTTATACATTCTGTTGCCTATGTTGATGGTAGCAGGGGTAGACGACCTGTAGCCCACAGGTTAAGCTTTGTAGAGATGGTTGTGCCTTATGGAGATCCAAATGAACCACATTATCGGAAGAATGCTTTTGATGCAGGAGAAGATGGTCTTGGTAAAAATGCACATTCCCTAAAAAAG GGCTGTGATTGTTTGGGCTTTATCAAATACTTCGACGCTCACTTTACTAACTTCACTGGAGGTGTCGAAACAATTGAAAATTGTGTATGTTTACATGAAGAGGATCATGGAATTTTATGGAAGCATCAGGATTGGAGGACAGGTTTAGCAGAAGTACGGAGGTCTAGGCGGCTTACAGTGTCCTTTATTTGTACCGTCGCTAATTATGAGTATGGATTTTTCTGGCACTTCTATCAG GATGGAAAGATCGAAGCTGAAGTTAAGCTAACAGGAATCCTTAGCTTAGGAGCATTACAACCTGGGGAAACTCGAAAATATGGTACAACCATTGCCCCGGGTCTCTATGCACCAGTTCATCAACACTTCTTTGTTGCTCGTATGGACATGGCTGTTGATTGCAAATCTGGTGAAGCTTTCAATCAG GTTGTTGAGGTAAATGTTGAGGTTGAGAAACCTGGGGAGAAAAATGTCCACAATAATGCGTTTTATGCCAAAGAGACACTGCTTCAATCAGAACTGCAAGCAATGCGTGATTGCAATCCCCAAACTGCTCGCCATTGGATT GTATGTATTTGGGATCACACATGTTCCTCGGTTGGAAGATTGGCCAGTCATGCCAGTGGAGCGCATCGGTTTTATGCTTATG